In the Victivallis sp. Marseille-Q1083 genome, one interval contains:
- the pgsA gene encoding CDP-diacylglycerol--glycerol-3-phosphate 3-phosphatidyltransferase, which yields MKRNLPNILTVARIVLIFIFLILAANAGDVDSTTLSTRDLVIRIIAGCLAIIAGATDFLDGYLARRWKVVTDFGALMDPLADKIFVTATMLIVVEFRLMPAWIAVVVISREFMVTGLRMLAVKKGVVISADRWGKLKTAMQMVMLFLAGISWVNLYDLRVDVVWGIRLWYVWLVFLWAIALITVGSGLGYFIKYRALIRPDEPVENN from the coding sequence ATGAAACGGAATCTGCCGAATATCCTGACGGTGGCGCGTATCGTTCTGATTTTCATCTTTTTGATTTTGGCGGCCAATGCCGGGGATGTCGACAGTACGACGCTGTCGACCCGGGATCTGGTGATTCGGATCATTGCCGGCTGCCTGGCGATTATCGCCGGGGCGACTGATTTTCTCGACGGTTATCTGGCGCGCCGCTGGAAGGTGGTGACCGATTTCGGCGCCCTGATGGATCCGCTGGCCGATAAAATTTTCGTGACGGCGACGATGCTGATCGTCGTGGAATTCCGGTTGATGCCGGCCTGGATTGCGGTGGTGGTGATCTCCCGGGAGTTCATGGTGACCGGCTTGCGGATGCTGGCGGTGAAAAAGGGGGTGGTGATCAGTGCCGACCGCTGGGGAAAGTTGAAGACGGCGATGCAGATGGTCATGCTGTTCCTGGCCGGGATTTCCTGGGTCAATCTCTATGATCTGCGGGTCGATGTGGTGTGGGGAATCCGGCTGTGGTATGTCTGGCTGGTATTTTTGTGGGCGATCGCGTTGATTACCGTCGGTTCCGGCCTCGGATATTTCATCAAATACCGGGCGCTGATCCGGCCGGACGAGCCGGTGGAAAACAATTGA
- a CDS encoding cation:proton antiporter codes for MPTIAISSFYDHFNNATVILVALSLILFSGFLVTRLTKLAKLPNVTGYILAGILLGPCVLNAVPRHVIHDMGFVSDIALAFIAFGVAKFFKKEVMKQTGAKIVVVTAAEALLAGILIMLFMHWVLNLDWLFSMLLGAIATATAPASTMMTINQYRAKGEFVNTLLQVVALDDVICLLAFSAVMALENTRGEVSLAGILLPIVYNLAALGIGFLCGLILSKLLTPQRSRENRLILALAMLLGISGLCDVFEISPLLACMVFGATYINLTRDKTLFKQINRFTPPVMSIFFIVSGMSFDLRILGSVGLIGVSYFLIRIAGKYLGAYFGCAAVGSSREIKNYLGLALIPQAGVAIGLAFMGQRILSPEVGNTMLTIVLASSILYELIGPAAAKLALFKSGAIPRNAVRLPEVEPQSTIELPRLARRYWPLRGIRQPAPPQPPPRRPKPTKTPKVAKLQKTAK; via the coding sequence ATGCCGACGATAGCCATCAGTTCATTTTACGATCACTTCAACAACGCCACGGTGATTCTAGTCGCGTTGTCGCTGATTCTGTTTTCCGGTTTTCTGGTGACCCGCCTGACCAAGCTGGCCAAACTCCCCAACGTCACCGGCTACATTCTGGCCGGGATTCTGCTGGGACCCTGCGTGCTGAATGCGGTGCCGCGCCATGTGATCCATGACATGGGGTTTGTCTCCGACATTGCGCTGGCTTTCATCGCGTTCGGCGTCGCCAAATTCTTCAAAAAAGAGGTGATGAAGCAGACGGGGGCCAAAATTGTCGTCGTGACCGCGGCGGAAGCGCTGCTGGCCGGCATTCTGATCATGCTGTTCATGCACTGGGTGCTGAACCTGGATTGGCTGTTTTCGATGCTGCTGGGGGCGATCGCCACCGCCACCGCCCCGGCCAGCACCATGATGACCATCAACCAGTACCGCGCCAAGGGGGAATTCGTCAATACGCTGCTGCAGGTGGTGGCGTTGGACGACGTCATCTGCCTGCTCGCTTTCAGCGCGGTGATGGCGCTGGAGAATACGCGGGGCGAAGTATCGCTGGCCGGAATCCTGCTGCCAATCGTCTACAACCTCGCCGCCCTCGGCATCGGTTTTCTCTGCGGGCTCATCCTGAGCAAATTGCTCACCCCGCAGCGCAGCCGGGAAAACCGGCTGATCCTGGCGCTGGCCATGCTGCTCGGCATTTCAGGCTTGTGCGATGTTTTCGAAATTTCCCCACTGCTCGCCTGCATGGTTTTCGGCGCCACGTACATCAACCTGACGCGGGATAAGACGCTGTTCAAGCAGATCAACCGCTTCACGCCGCCGGTGATGTCGATTTTCTTCATCGTTTCCGGTATGAGCTTCGACCTGCGGATCCTCGGGTCGGTCGGCCTGATCGGGGTATCCTATTTCCTGATCCGGATCGCCGGCAAATACCTGGGCGCTTATTTCGGCTGTGCCGCGGTCGGCAGCAGCCGGGAAATCAAAAATTACCTGGGGCTGGCACTGATTCCGCAAGCCGGCGTGGCGATCGGCCTGGCTTTCATGGGGCAGCGAATCCTATCGCCGGAAGTCGGCAACACCATGCTCACCATCGTTCTGGCGTCCTCCATTCTGTATGAATTGATCGGTCCGGCGGCGGCCAAACTGGCGCTGTTCAAATCCGGCGCGATTCCGCGCAACGCGGTCAGGCTGCCCGAAGTAGAACCCCAATCGACCATCGAACTGCCGCGGCTGGCCCGCCGTTACTGGCCGCTGAGAGGCATCCGGCAACCAGCGCCGCCGCAACCGCCGCCCCGCCGGCCCAAACCGACGAAAACGCCCAAAGTGGCAAAGCTGCAAAAGACGGCGAAATAA
- a CDS encoding helix-turn-helix domain-containing protein — MLLVIKSPYTEIALNGEGGSEVFDCLKKHFDLEVVSGGEAMPLPPETPGERLAAIRLKHELTQSELARKSGIAQAAISDYENGKRKLTRKAAGKLGKALEEPVKRFFPKH, encoded by the coding sequence ATGCTGCTTGTAATCAAGTCGCCATATACGGAAATCGCGCTGAACGGCGAAGGCGGCAGCGAGGTTTTCGATTGCCTGAAAAAACATTTTGACCTCGAAGTCGTCAGCGGCGGCGAAGCCATGCCGCTACCGCCGGAAACGCCCGGCGAAAGGCTGGCCGCCATTCGTCTGAAACACGAATTGACTCAATCCGAACTCGCCAGGAAATCCGGCATTGCGCAAGCGGCAATCAGCGATTATGAAAACGGCAAACGCAAGCTGACCCGCAAGGCGGCCGGCAAACTGGGCAAGGCGCTGGAGGAACCGGTAAAACGATTCTTCCCGAAACATTGA